Proteins encoded together in one Deltaproteobacteria bacterium window:
- a CDS encoding retropepsin-like domain-containing protein has protein sequence MSRLYKFHSSEVLPVVTVRLVGRKKSKLVRLIFDTGAATTQIHTPVIDFLGYSAADGIQRVAAYGPAGPIQEGYCLKVENLKVFGKDFMHPVLSVYDFDNFADSGLHGLLGFDLIRQMDLELRGSRGEL, from the coding sequence GTGAGCCGCCTCTATAAATTTCACAGCTCGGAAGTTTTACCGGTCGTTACTGTTCGCCTCGTTGGTAGAAAAAAATCAAAGCTCGTCAGGTTGATATTTGATACGGGTGCTGCTACGACGCAGATACACACTCCAGTAATTGACTTTCTTGGCTACAGTGCAGCCGATGGCATTCAGAGAGTTGCGGCTTATGGCCCAGCTGGTCCGATACAAGAAGGATATTGCTTAAAAGTTGAGAATTTGAAGGTCTTTGGTAAGGATTTTATGCACCCAGTCCTTTCAGTTTACGACTTTGACAATTTTGCCGACTCAGGCCTTCATGGATTGTTAGGGTTTGATCTCATTCGGCAGATGGATCTGGAATTAAGGGGAAGTAGAGGAGAGCT